ccagagctgccaggaaCAGCTTGGccccccccagcagccaagGGGGAGTGAGGATGAGGGTCCCAGGCTTCCCCCCAACCCCCAGCTCCCTACCCAGGGGAGCAGTTCTGTGCTGGCTCCTCTCTGGGGAGCCCAGGTGGGCTGCACATGCCAGAGAGAAGGAATTAAAGATGAGTTCaatgaggagaagcagaagcagaagtggGAGGTGGGAAGTGAAGGGCCAAGCCCCTCTGTTCCCTTCCTTCAACCTCTGGGGCCTCCCCTGTTCTGCTGGGGGGACCAGGTCTGGGACTGCTTGGTTGGACCCCTAATTAAAGCTGAGCTGGGAGCACCCCCACCTGTCCCCATGAAACACCCCCATCTCTTTGGCTGCCATCGACAGAAGCCACCAGAGCTTGGCATGTGCTGGTGAAGCTCATTAGTGCTCTTTGCATATATGCTAATGAGCGGGGAGGCTGCTCTGGCATTTGTGCCTTGTTTTCAGGCTGCACAGtaaacacagcagcagaggctggggcagcacagggacagagaACATGGCAGCGTGGCAGGAGGTGTGGCCCAGCAGCAAGGGACATGGCCCAGTGTCAGGAGACGTGGCCCAGCAGTGAGGGATGGATGTGGCACGATGGAGATGGACCTGGCAGGGTGGTGAAGGACCTGGCAGGGTGACAAGGGATGCTCAGGGcacatcccccagccccacagccaccaCCCAAGCAGGGGAGGCCACGAGCCCCTCCTGTGCCTGCGTGGCTGGGACCCTGCCAGTGTCATGGCTGTGAGCACTTCCCCAGAACACATTCTGcctcccttctcctcactccccatctcctccatgCAGACGCCAGCTCAGGCGTGGTACCAGCTCCACACATCACTGCCCACCTCCACTGTCCCCCACCCCCGTGACACTGCCCACGCAGACACCCCCAAGCTCACCCCCTGGACACCCTGGCCCAGAGCAAGCACCCATGGGAACCCCCCATGGCATCTGGGGGGGCAAGCAGGGGGTCCTGAGGGCTGGAACTGGGCCCCTGGGGGTGCGTGCAGGGGCGGCTTGGGGAGCTGTGCCCCTGTCCCCCCTCAACAGACACTGGGGCTCTGCCCAACAGACAGAATGAgcttaagaaaaatgaaatcaccttttatttttaagtctgtgatttctgcagctgcagactgGCAAAGAGAACCTTTGCAGCAGAGCAAGCTGAGAACTCCCAGATGACCCCATAGGGCATGTTCCAAAGAgcatccacccatccatccatccatccctccatccatccatccatccatccatccatccctccatccatccacccctccatccatccatccatccatccatccatccatccacccctccatccatccatccatccatccatccatccatccatccatccacccctccatccatccatccatccacccctccatccatccatccctccatccatccatccatccatccatccatccatccctccatccatccacccctccatccatccatccatccatccatccatccatccctccatccctccatccatccatccatccatccatccatccatccatccatccacccctccatccatccatccatccatccatccatccatccatccatccacccctccatccatccatccatccacccctccatccatccatccatccatccatccatccctccatccatccatccatccatccatccacccctccatccatccatccatccctccatccatccatccatccatccatccatccatccatccatccacccctccatccatccatccatccatccctccatccatccatccatccatccatccatccacccctccatccatccatccctccatccatccatccctccatccatccatccatccatccatccacccatccatccatccatccatccctccatccatccatccatccatccatccatccatccatccatccacccctccatccatccatccatccacccctccatccatccatccatccatccatccatccatccacccatccatccatccatccatccctccatccatccatccatccatccatccatccctccatccatccacccctccatccatccatccatccatccatccatccatccctccatccatccatccatccatccatccatccatccatccacccctccatccatccatccatccctccatccatccatccatccatccatccatccatccacccctccatccatccatccatccatccacccctccatccatccatccatccatccatccatccatccctccatccctccatccctccatccctccatccctccatccctccatccatccatccatccatccatccatccatccatccctccatccctccatccatccatccctccatccatccatccatccctccatccatccatccatccatccatccatccctccatccatccatccctccatccatccatccatccatccatccctccatccatccatccatccatccatccatccatccatccatccctccacccctccatccatccatccatccatccatccttccatccatccatccatccacccctccatccatccatccatccatccatccatccatccatccatccctccctccatccatccatccatccatccatccctccatccctccatccatccatccatccatccctccatccatccctccatccatccatccatccatccatccatccatccctccatccctccatccctccatccctccatccatccatccatccatccatccatccctccatccatccatccctccatccctccatccatccctccacccctccatccatccatccatccatccatccatccatccatccatccatccatccatccatccatccatccctccatccatccctccacccatccacccatcccacTTGGCTGCAGCCACACTTGCTGACAGCCTGTTGTGCTGCCTGAGGACACTGCTATTTTCAAAGGAGGcttctggggaggggagaagctGCCAGACACCCCCTAATCCTTCCCAGGAGAGGATCTGGGAGGAAGGAACCTGGGGCTCCTCCTTTCCTGGCCCATGGGCTGCGGGAGTGTTGGGTGAGCAGCAGTGAACAGGGCAGTGTTGTTCTGCCTGTGATGAAAAGCTCTTTGTGCgcctgggcaggcaggagaacAGGAGAACGTGTCCTGGGAGGCTCCACCACCCCGCAAACCTCCCCTGGGGGGCTGCCCAAGCCCACAGCCCCCTGGTCCTCATgccccaggcactgctggctgATCACTGCTCCGGGGCAGGGTCTGCAGCCCCTCCTTGGGTCAGGGCCACAAGCTGAACTCTGGGCTCCTCCACTCCTCTGCTGGACACGGGTGaccagcagagccctggctccctctctgtccccaggggctcAGGCAGGAGCCTCCCATGGCTGCTCCTGATGGGGGGAGGGCACCAAGGGCCACAGCTGGCTTTGCTCCTTGGTCAATGTTTAACCAGGGTGTTTGTGCAGAGTGAAAGAGCCACGGTGTGAGGGCTGGAAAAGCTCAGGCAGACACAGGACAGACAAACATCCTGCTGCTGATGTTCCCAGGGCACACCCGGATTTTTTTATCCTGGTCCCCACAGTGCTGGCACCAGCCACGGGCTGGTTGTGCCTGGCTGGGCACATGCATGAGGTGGTTTTACAGACCAGGCAGTGCCCTGGGCTCCCCCTGGGCTTTTCATCACTCCAGGTTGTGACCGTCACACCGTGTACCCCACACCTGACCTGCTCCTGAGTGGCAGCTCCATCCCAGAGGGGTGCAAAACACttgggtgcccccagaagctgtggctgccccatccccggcagtgttgaaggttggatggggcttggagcaccctgggctggtgggaggtgtccctgagctttaaggtcccttccaacccaaagcactTGATGAATACCTACTGGTAATCTGCTGCTCTGACTTCTCCACAATTCTGGGAATCAAAACATGACTCTTGTTCACattcagaggagcagaggagagaaatgaaagaCACAGGCCCTGTCTGATAATTACCTGTTGTAGAGAGGACAgctgaacttgatgatcttagaggttttttccagtctgtgaTTCAGTGATGATAAAATGCCAggcagtgtcccagccctgcagcagatCCGTGTCCCAGTAACAACATGGTGCAGAGACATGGCCAGGCCTGATGCAAATCCAATTGAATGGAAATGAGATGTATTTTATGTCTTTAAAGCCTGTTAAAGTGCTTGGAAGTTAATTGGTATTTAATTAGCATATGTTAAGCTCTTTAATAATACTCCCGGAACAACAACGCAGCGTTACAGATGCTTTATGAGAAGCCACCCTGGCCAATCACAAACGAACGGGCCGAACCCCTCAACATCAAACCAGGGGAGCACCTCAGGCTGGGCATGGGCCACCCCCCTCTGGCTCCATCGCCTGCACCCGGCAACCGCGCAGCATCCCGGCCCCTCCTCTGCACCCTTCGGAACCGGGACCGGGACCCGTCTGCACCTTGGAACCGGCGAGCAGGGGGGACCTGGCAcaggggcagctgcagccacctccGTGTTTCCTGCGGTGCTGCGGGGCTCAGCTTcctctgggaagggagaggtgggggccggtcctgctgcagccccactCCCCCTGAGCTCCGCACCCCCGGGGggctgcccccagctcccaccagcacccactCCCGGTCCCTCTAAGAAGGAAGCAGCGACTTTGCTCagtgtttggtttggctttttttttttttttttttcccctttcctttctttgtggCGTTGCCATGACAACCGTCCTGGTGACATCTTCATGTAATTTGTCTCCTTCGGGGGGGGCGGTTTGCATCATTTTCCTCCCTGAGTGCGCAGCTGCCTGCACCCGGCTCACCCGGTGCTGCCCACCCCGGGGTCCCgcatccccctgcccagccccggGGGCTGTAAAAATTCTGGCATTTTCTCCCTTCAAGCAGCTCCAAGGCTTTAGCCTCCTCTGAATAAGACTGCATCTTTCTGCCTGCCTGTGTGGGTCACCTCCCGgtctgggaaagagaaaaaaaaaaaaaaaaaaaaaaaaaaacccaaaaaagaaaaaaccaaaaagccgAAAATAGCGAGGTGACATTGTgcagggctctgccagccccGCGGGGACAGAGGGAAGCCGGGAACGTCCTCCCTGCCACAGCAACAGCTTCTCCACCTCCACGTGGAGCAGCCCAGGGGGAGGGCAGGAAACACTTGCTTTACCCAGGGGTTTCCCCGGACCCGCTGGCATCCCTGGCACCggcctggggaggaggaggatgctccCACCTCCAGcattcccagccccatcccttcTTGTCCAGACTGGTGCCCAGCACTGGTCTGGGATGGGTGCGAAACTCTTTGAGGGGGGCagagctccctcagccccttccccagggtcAGAGCAGGGCACATGGAACCACACATGTCAGGCTGTGAGACGTTTCCCAAGCTAAAAAACTTGCAAAATGAGGAGTGACTCAGCCCAGGTGGCTTGAGGTGttcctgctggggctgggattACTTGCAAAGACACTCCTGTGCCCATTTCCCACCCAGCAAGCCCTCGGAGCTGTGGGGATGGGGTTCCTGCGACTCTCCCCACTCCCCCGAgggggaggctgcaggatgAGCCGGGGCAGAGCTGCCGGAGGGGACGGTGCCAGGCTGAGCACAGCCACTGCTctggctcctctgctcctgccccgACAGCTCCAGCACCCTCCTTCTGCCACAGGTCCCTCTGCCAAGGCAGCCCCCTCCCTAAGCCCCCCAGCACTCACTGCCACCAAAGCCCCCCTCCCCTGTCACCCTCCTGTGTGGCAGCCAAGAGCTGCTCAGCATCATCCTGGGCTTGCAGGAGGGTCAGGAGCTGACCCATGGCAGAAATTAGGAACGGGGGGCTCCTGGAGGagctccctgccaggctggagaggggcaggggttgggtgggtgctgaggagggAGAGCACAGATGCTGGAATGGGAGAGAAACACCGGGCAGCTCCAGGAGGGGGTGTGCCAGGGCTCAGGGATCTGCCTCGGGCTCGGGATGGGCATTGGCACCAAGTGATCCATGCCGGTGCTGGTGGGGGGCTGGCAGaaccctggggagggggctggagggggctgcccctggcacagggcttgtccctccctccccgcaGCCCCGGGGGAGCAGAACCCGAGCACAGGATgcccaggagaggcagagggggtTGGGGTGGTGAGGGGAGGGGTCGGGGGGGTTCACGTGGGTGGTGCTGAGCACGCAGATAGCCCCGCACCCAGCATCACTTCAGGAACAGGCGAGTGGTCCGGTCACCCATCAGGAGTctgtggggaggggaaagagaaactCAGGGTCAGTGGTTTGGCCACTGCAAAGCGTGGCACCAAAACCCAGCACGAGCCCGAGCCCGGCTTCACCCCACGCAAAGACACGGGTGGAGCAAAGACGTGGATTTGGAGGCAGGCTGGGTCTTTGCTGTCACCCTGTCTTCAcgggggaaagaaggggagtCTCCAGCCTTTGGACACCCCTCCAGAAAagtgggtgctggcagggccCCGGGGGGGCAGCAGCGTGGGAGGGGGGCTCTGCCTGCACGGCACCACCTACCTCACCAGGGCACCGCTGAGGAGGGCAGCGACCATGGGCCCGACCCAGTACACCCAGTGGTAATCCCAGTAGTTCGCCACCACAGCTGGCCCGAAGGCTCGGGCAGGGTTCATGCAGGCTCCGGACACGCCGCCCCTGTAAGAGGAACCACGCGGCTGCACCGGCCCTGCGGGACACGGCgtgggggggcagcaggggTGTACCCCTCCCGGGGCTCCTTGTCCTgagctgggtgggtgggtgagagGCTGGGACCACCCcagcccccatcccatcccatcccatcccatcccagctccGGTGCCCAGGGACAGTTTGCTCTGGCAGCCCCCCGGGGGCTGCTCTCTGGGGGCACCTCCCTTTGCCTCCCCGCGGGGGAAAGCTGGGAGAGAAGCGTGAGTGCAGAGGGCACTTTGGGAGCTGGGCTTTTAAAGAGGGAAAGCTCCTCGCCACGCAGGGCCGGGGGCAtttgcagctttgcagaaaaccACAACAGGTAAATATTTACAGGGGAGGTTTGTGCAGCGCTCAAACGGGAGCGGTGAGTCCCGCTAGAGGGGGCAGTGCCTTAACTAAACAACATTAACATTTATCATCGCTGCTCCCTCTCTGATTGCCGTGGCACAAGCCCCAGGCTGCTGGCCCGGCACGCCGAGGCTGAGcttggcagcagctccagcagccagcaggcCAGGGACGGCTCCAGATAAACCCTCTCCTGTTTGTTCAGGGCTTCCTACGACAAACACGGCCTGGGCAGCCCTCGGGTTTTATCAGCTCGGAGAGGTCCCGGTGCAGGCTGCTCCGGCTCCAGGGCCACGCGCTGGGCTCCAGCCGCCAGCACCTCCtgcacccccccagcacctctcccaAAATACGGCAagggggtgctgggctctttgctgggctctgcagggtgCTTGGCTCTCCTTGGTTACTCTGGCCAGTggtcctgtgctgtgctgtgaggGGATACATCCCAccacatcccaccccaccccaatCCATCCCCTTCCATTCCACCCCACCCCACTCCATCCCATCCgatcccctcccatcccactgcactccatcccatcccattccatcccatcccactgcacttcatcccatcccattccattccatcccaCTGCACTCCATCCCTTCCTGCTCCgttccatcccatcccaccccatcccttcccttcccaccccatcccatcccatcccacccaccccacccagGCAGGGACTTTCCAGGGGATGTCCCACGAGCTCACCCTGCCAGGATGGCAGCCGTGACCACGAAGCCGATGTGCAGAGGCACCAGCGGGGTCCTGGTCCTGCCGTTGACACCCCCCATGCAGACCACCAGGAGCAGGGTGGTGGTCATCACCACCTCCCCCACCAGGGCTCCGGGGATCTGCCCATCACCCGCGATGCTGCCGGGGGC
The sequence above is a segment of the Heliangelus exortis chromosome 17, bHelExo1.hap1, whole genome shotgun sequence genome. Coding sequences within it:
- the AQP8 gene encoding aquaporin-8 isoform X1; its protein translation is MNITMLIPYWGSQLCGGMIGAVLAKAVVPSERYLGTKGGAPGSIAGDGQIPGALVGEVVMTTTLLLVVCMGGVNGRTRTPLVPLHIGFVVTAAILAGGGVSGACMNPARAFGPAVVANYWDYHWVYWVGPMVAALLSGALVRPGGDPHRQAERCSLIQRRLKPWSCLKGENARIFTAPGAGQGDAGPRGGQHRVSRVQAAAHSGRKMMQTAPPEGDKLHEDVTRTVVMATPQRKERGKKKKKKAKPNTEQSRCFLLRGTGSGCWWELGAAPRGCGAQGEWGCSRTGPHLSLPRGS